In Thiohalospira halophila DSM 15071, the following proteins share a genomic window:
- a CDS encoding YbcC family protein, which translates to MSIATGDTRVDAAMATVVERIQPVWPLDALVATNPFPGLTEGPFVEAARERQRVLGKPTFMSRQWYRRQYQRGRFTDADLAEATVLEGGPGVEELKAALVRDAERVPPQLLYAHLLDERYRPGHSRAVVEQISGFCAARYDRGQALWRMPWFGDGLYAAWRAYTRIDQTPRVMELPPVAPILDSLPADPREAVEEAVQRLGIPEAILEDFFWLALTDVGGWAAYLRGLQWQARRYDEDRDDPAELLAIRLAWEVILVESCDRPARVAQWRQALACGPRILEAGVEADLVIDRVLQHAAELGWQRRVVGELASAPATASDDEGPAYQAVFCIDVRSEVFRRALEQVDSGARTVGFAGFFGMPVCFRRLGDTADREHLPVLLPARRRVLETAGDPGDTRALYQRRKRRLGLAKAWKAFKLSSASCFSFVETAGLAYAPRLITDSLGWTRPVPDSEHAGLDEASAARLAPDPDAGLEEGNGIPPEERVELAASFLEATGLGTETAPLVLLVGHASSTVNNPHRAGLDCGACGGQTGEESVRLAATLLNDPAVRAGLAERGTVLPEGTRFLPALHDTTTDEVTLLDPRHLPPERRAERDRVEAALEQAAERARLERYPTLEPPTDAAARPDPEMVRLAARRRAHDWARIRPEWGLTGNAAFIAAPRWRTAGRDLEGRAFLHDYDWHRDPEERVLQLIMTAPLMVAAWINLQYYGSTVDPGSLGAGNKVLHNVVGGCVGVLEGNGGDLRVGLARQSLHDGTEWVHEPLRLSAFIEAPAESLDRVLAGADDIRGLVEHGWLHLFRIREDGGVDRRRPTGGWEAGPLSAVGAAA; encoded by the coding sequence ATGAGCATCGCAACCGGGGATACGCGCGTGGATGCGGCCATGGCCACGGTGGTCGAGCGGATCCAGCCGGTCTGGCCGCTGGACGCCCTGGTGGCGACGAATCCCTTTCCCGGCCTCACCGAGGGGCCCTTCGTCGAGGCGGCCCGGGAGCGGCAGCGGGTCCTGGGAAAGCCCACCTTCATGTCGCGCCAGTGGTACCGGAGGCAGTACCAGAGGGGGCGGTTCACCGATGCGGACCTGGCGGAGGCGACCGTACTGGAAGGGGGACCGGGAGTAGAGGAACTCAAGGCCGCCCTGGTACGGGATGCCGAGCGCGTACCGCCGCAGCTGCTCTATGCCCACCTCCTGGACGAGCGCTATCGCCCCGGCCACTCCCGCGCGGTCGTGGAGCAGATCAGTGGCTTCTGCGCGGCTCGCTACGACCGGGGGCAGGCGCTGTGGCGGATGCCCTGGTTCGGTGACGGGCTCTACGCCGCCTGGCGCGCCTACACCCGGATCGACCAGACCCCGCGCGTCATGGAGCTGCCGCCGGTGGCGCCCATTCTGGACAGCCTGCCGGCCGACCCGCGCGAGGCGGTGGAGGAGGCCGTCCAGCGGCTGGGGATCCCGGAGGCGATCCTCGAGGACTTCTTCTGGCTGGCGCTCACCGACGTGGGTGGCTGGGCGGCCTATCTCCGCGGCCTGCAGTGGCAGGCCCGGCGCTACGACGAGGATCGCGACGACCCGGCGGAACTCCTCGCCATCCGCCTGGCGTGGGAGGTGATCCTGGTGGAGAGCTGCGATCGCCCGGCCCGGGTCGCGCAGTGGCGGCAGGCGCTGGCCTGCGGCCCGCGCATCCTGGAGGCCGGGGTGGAGGCTGATCTGGTGATCGATCGGGTTCTCCAGCACGCGGCGGAGCTGGGCTGGCAGCGCCGAGTGGTCGGGGAGCTGGCCTCGGCGCCGGCAACGGCCTCGGATGACGAGGGGCCGGCCTACCAGGCGGTCTTCTGCATCGATGTCCGCTCCGAGGTCTTCCGACGCGCCCTGGAGCAGGTGGATAGCGGCGCCCGGACGGTGGGCTTTGCCGGCTTTTTCGGGATGCCCGTCTGTTTCCGCCGCCTGGGCGATACCGCCGATCGCGAACACCTGCCGGTGCTCCTGCCGGCGCGGCGCCGGGTCCTGGAGACCGCCGGCGATCCCGGGGATACCCGTGCCCTCTACCAGCGGCGCAAGCGCCGGCTGGGCCTGGCCAAGGCCTGGAAGGCCTTCAAGCTCTCCAGCGCCTCCTGCTTCTCCTTCGTGGAGACCGCCGGGCTCGCCTACGCCCCCCGCCTCATCACCGACAGCCTCGGCTGGACCCGGCCGGTGCCCGACTCCGAGCACGCCGGGCTGGACGAGGCCTCGGCCGCACGCCTGGCTCCGGACCCCGATGCGGGCCTGGAGGAGGGGAACGGGATCCCGCCGGAGGAGCGGGTGGAGCTGGCCGCCTCCTTCCTGGAGGCCACCGGCCTGGGTACCGAGACCGCCCCGCTGGTCCTGCTGGTGGGCCACGCCAGCTCCACGGTGAACAACCCCCATCGGGCCGGGCTGGATTGCGGCGCCTGTGGCGGCCAGACCGGCGAGGAGAGCGTCCGGCTGGCGGCGACCCTGCTCAACGATCCGGCGGTGCGCGCCGGCCTGGCCGAGCGCGGCACGGTACTCCCGGAGGGGACCCGTTTCCTCCCCGCCCTCCACGACACGACCACGGACGAGGTCACGCTGCTCGATCCCCGCCACCTCCCGCCGGAGCGTCGCGCCGAGCGGGACCGGGTGGAGGCCGCGCTGGAGCAGGCGGCGGAACGGGCGCGCCTGGAGCGCTATCCCACCCTGGAGCCGCCCACGGATGCCGCCGCCCGCCCGGACCCCGAGATGGTCCGGCTGGCCGCCCGGCGCCGGGCCCACGATTGGGCCCGGATCCGGCCGGAGTGGGGGCTCACTGGCAATGCCGCCTTTATCGCCGCGCCGCGCTGGCGGACCGCCGGCCGGGACCTGGAGGGGCGCGCCTTCCTGCACGACTACGACTGGCACCGCGACCCCGAGGAGCGCGTGCTGCAACTCATCATGACCGCGCCGCTGATGGTGGCGGCCTGGATCAACCTCCAGTACTACGGCTCCACCGTCGACCCGGGGTCGCTGGGGGCCGGCAACAAGGTCCTGCACAACGTCGTGGGCGGCTGTGTCGGTGTACTGGAGGGCAACGGGGGTGACCTGCGCGTCGGCCTGGCGCGGCAGTCACTGCACGACGGCACGGAATGGGTCCACGAGCCCCTGCGACTCTCCGCCTTCATCGAGGCGCCGGCGGAGTCGCTGGACCGGGTGCTCGCCGGGGCCGACGACATACGAGGGCTGGTGGAGCACGGCTGGCTCCACCTGTTCCGCATTCGCGAGGATGGAGGCGTGGACCGCCGCCGGCCGACGGGGGGCTGGGAGGCCGGCCCGCTGTCCGCCGTCGGGGCCGCGGCCTGA